The following coding sequences lie in one Candidatus Eremiobacterota bacterium genomic window:
- a CDS encoding peptidylprolyl isomerase — MSKALRITVGLAALLMGTALAACSGGSVATVNGQPVSRSTFDQRLEGSPMGRTVLQQLVQETLIEQYAKNNNITVTDAEIDARENQIKANFPSGSWDEMLKARGLTETDVRSALREQLILDKALAKDVTITPAQINDYFKKNRATFDKPEQVSARHILVPNLSLATQVEADLKAGQNFSDLAKKYSTDPGTKDKGGDLGTFRRGQMVPAFDKYAFSAPIGQISPPTKSPFGYHIIQVESRTPGQKATLASVTPQIVDTLRQQQEAPLIQPFLQGLQQKADIKVTDQQFAGLFVTPPPPAMAPPAASGGSAATPAPAQTK, encoded by the coding sequence ATGTCGAAAGCCCTACGCATCACCGTGGGCCTCGCCGCACTTCTCATGGGCACGGCACTTGCCGCGTGCTCGGGCGGCTCGGTTGCTACGGTGAACGGTCAACCGGTCAGCCGGTCGACCTTCGATCAACGCCTCGAAGGTAGCCCAATGGGCCGCACGGTGCTGCAACAGCTCGTGCAGGAGACGCTGATCGAGCAATATGCCAAGAACAATAACATCACCGTCACCGACGCTGAGATCGACGCTCGCGAAAATCAGATCAAAGCCAACTTTCCGAGCGGTTCGTGGGACGAGATGCTCAAGGCGCGCGGTCTGACCGAGACCGACGTACGTTCGGCATTGCGCGAGCAACTTATCCTCGACAAGGCGCTCGCCAAAGACGTCACGATCACTCCGGCACAGATCAACGACTACTTCAAGAAAAACCGCGCGACGTTCGACAAGCCCGAACAGGTGAGCGCGCGTCACATTCTCGTGCCGAATCTGTCGCTGGCGACCCAAGTCGAAGCCGACTTGAAGGCGGGTCAGAATTTCTCCGACCTCGCCAAGAAGTATTCGACCGATCCCGGCACCAAGGACAAAGGCGGCGATCTTGGCACGTTCCGGCGCGGCCAGATGGTGCCGGCCTTCGACAAATACGCATTCTCGGCGCCTATCGGACAGATCAGCCCGCCGACCAAATCGCCCTTCGGCTATCACATCATTCAAGTCGAATCGCGTACGCCGGGCCAAAAGGCGACGCTCGCCAGCGTGACGCCGCAAATTGTCGATACCTTGCGCCAGCAGCAAGAGGCGCCGCTGATTCAGCCGTTCTTGCAAGGTCTTCAGCAAAAGGCGGACATCAAAGTAACCGATCAGCAGTTTGCCGGACTCTTCGTAACGCCGCCTCCGCCCGCAATGGCGCCGCCGGCGGCATCGGGTGGCTCGGCCGCTACTCCCGCACCGGCGCAGACGAAGTAG
- the mfd gene encoding transcription-repair coupling factor, translated as MTVDSAKAILRQAQDDTHTILRQAQDDIGGDANDVLEALEASRPWQSTIERVRSLSRLSGRKPGAYTLHETIAAARPALFASLQRSLGATLLVIVPTPDVAERAFADLLYYLGAHADRVALLRSRDEAVGAIESPSERSARITLLADLAGGASRIVLAPIAAVRQHVLPRQEFDTMRFALNTGDEAGFERVQRRLFDLGYERQDVVSAVGEYAVRGGIIDCFAATADAPVRIEFFGDTIESMRSFAIESQRSNAPVESLIVAPWSDRPDGLSATLFDYLRDDAAVVLDEPATISAVAAALDDERLRERHTLLAGEDANETLAAELGAAPVSLAELSGALAQQATLILPGAIEGAAGSLQWVPAALESFVFECIAIEHFSRQIALFADAMREWSAAGETVHIVSSAVSRTADLLRAAGVAVGQRARGGVFIHHGSIEAGFRIPSLRLRVLGDREIFGAPPKRVKMRAVKEGVPVTLADLRVGDYVVHAVHGIGQYLGLRAETILGATQDYLDLRYAGSDRMLVPVTQMHQIAKYAAAEGATPRLSKMGGADWARTKSRVSEALGRVADELVALYAERETSRGFSFSPDTTWQAEMEEAFPYEPTPDQLKAILATKSDMESARPMDRLVCGDVGYGKTEVAMRAAFKAIADKKQVAVLVPTTLLADQHYRTFGARFGAFPVRVEELSRFTPKADQKRILSDLAEGKVDVIIGTHRLLQKDVAFADLGLIVVDEEQRFGVMHKERLKEYRAAVDVLTLSATPIPRTLHMSLMGVRDLSLIQTPPKNRMSIKTMVVPASDAVVQRAIDAELDRGGQVYYLHNRIESIYGVRNALEQLVPRARLGVGHGQMREAEIEPVMQRFIDGELDVLIATTIIENGIDIPNVNTMIVNDSDRFGLAQLYQLRGRVGRSNHQAYCYLLYQGHKALTEEAKARLEAIREFAHLGSGLQIAMRDLEIRGAGNLLGSAQSGFIASVGFDAYCELLAEAIARRRGAPGALEDRREAVIDVKIDAFIPNDYISQVSQKIAVYQQLAKARTEEEADEVAAGVRDRFGAFPTPLANLVELTKLRAIALRKHVTRVVVDERRLTLGVGSGFELNPAALPKVQSLTKNRFRFGDQRILVDLPSSGAWMPLLRELLEAI; from the coding sequence ATGACCGTTGACAGCGCCAAGGCCATCCTTCGACAGGCTCAGGATGACACACACACCATCCTTCGACAGGCTCAGGATGACATTGGCGGTGATGCGAACGATGTGCTCGAGGCGCTCGAGGCAAGCCGTCCGTGGCAGAGCACGATCGAACGCGTTCGCTCGCTTTCGCGACTCTCGGGGCGAAAGCCGGGCGCCTATACACTGCACGAAACCATTGCCGCGGCCCGGCCAGCGCTTTTTGCGTCGTTGCAACGTTCCCTAGGCGCAACCTTGCTGGTGATCGTGCCGACGCCGGATGTGGCCGAGCGTGCCTTTGCCGACCTCCTCTATTATCTCGGCGCGCATGCCGACCGCGTTGCCTTGCTTCGCTCGCGCGATGAAGCGGTCGGAGCAATTGAAAGTCCGTCGGAGCGAAGCGCGCGGATTACGCTGCTTGCCGATCTTGCCGGCGGCGCATCGCGCATCGTGCTCGCGCCAATCGCGGCCGTGCGTCAGCACGTGCTGCCCAGGCAGGAGTTCGATACGATGCGCTTCGCCTTGAATACGGGCGACGAGGCCGGCTTCGAACGGGTGCAGCGGCGTCTCTTCGATTTAGGCTACGAGCGCCAAGACGTCGTGAGTGCGGTTGGCGAGTATGCGGTTCGCGGCGGAATCATCGACTGCTTCGCGGCGACGGCCGACGCGCCGGTTCGTATCGAGTTCTTCGGCGACACGATCGAATCGATGCGCAGCTTTGCAATCGAATCGCAACGCAGCAATGCGCCGGTCGAGTCGCTGATCGTCGCACCGTGGAGCGATCGCCCGGACGGTTTGTCGGCGACGCTCTTCGATTACCTTCGCGACGACGCGGCGGTGGTGCTCGACGAGCCCGCAACGATCTCGGCCGTGGCCGCCGCGCTCGACGACGAACGCCTGCGCGAGCGCCACACACTACTGGCCGGCGAGGATGCGAACGAAACGCTTGCCGCCGAGCTCGGAGCGGCGCCGGTTTCCTTGGCCGAGCTTTCCGGCGCACTCGCGCAGCAGGCCACGTTAATTCTTCCCGGAGCGATCGAAGGCGCCGCAGGATCCTTGCAATGGGTTCCAGCCGCGCTGGAATCGTTTGTCTTCGAGTGCATCGCGATCGAGCATTTCAGCCGTCAAATCGCGCTCTTCGCCGACGCGATGCGCGAGTGGAGCGCTGCCGGTGAGACGGTCCACATCGTAAGTTCAGCCGTGTCGCGAACCGCCGACCTGCTGCGCGCGGCAGGCGTCGCGGTGGGACAGCGCGCTCGCGGCGGCGTTTTCATCCATCACGGATCGATCGAGGCCGGCTTCCGGATTCCCAGCCTTCGTCTACGCGTCCTCGGCGACCGCGAGATTTTCGGCGCGCCGCCAAAGCGCGTCAAAATGCGCGCCGTTAAAGAAGGCGTGCCGGTTACGCTTGCTGACTTGCGTGTCGGCGACTACGTCGTGCATGCCGTGCACGGGATCGGTCAGTACCTCGGCCTGCGCGCGGAGACGATCCTCGGCGCGACGCAAGACTATCTCGACCTTCGTTATGCCGGCAGCGACCGGATGCTCGTGCCCGTCACCCAAATGCATCAGATCGCGAAGTACGCCGCGGCCGAGGGTGCAACGCCGCGACTCTCCAAGATGGGCGGCGCGGATTGGGCGCGCACCAAGTCGCGCGTTTCCGAAGCATTGGGTAGAGTCGCCGACGAGCTGGTTGCGCTCTATGCGGAACGCGAGACGTCGCGCGGTTTTAGCTTTAGCCCCGACACCACGTGGCAGGCCGAGATGGAAGAAGCCTTTCCGTACGAGCCGACACCCGATCAGCTCAAAGCCATCCTCGCGACAAAAAGCGATATGGAATCGGCTCGGCCGATGGACCGCTTGGTCTGCGGCGACGTGGGTTACGGTAAGACCGAGGTCGCGATGCGCGCGGCCTTCAAAGCGATCGCCGATAAGAAGCAAGTGGCGGTCCTGGTGCCGACGACGCTCCTCGCCGATCAGCACTACCGCACCTTCGGTGCGCGTTTCGGCGCGTTCCCCGTGCGCGTCGAAGAGCTCTCCAGATTCACGCCAAAGGCCGATCAGAAGCGCATTCTCTCGGATTTAGCCGAGGGAAAGGTCGACGTCATCATCGGTACGCATCGCCTTCTGCAAAAAGACGTGGCATTCGCCGATCTCGGGCTGATCGTCGTCGACGAAGAGCAGCGCTTCGGGGTCATGCATAAAGAGCGCCTCAAAGAGTATCGCGCTGCCGTTGACGTGTTGACGCTCTCGGCCACGCCGATTCCGCGCACATTGCACATGTCGCTCATGGGCGTGCGCGATCTTTCGCTGATTCAAACCCCGCCAAAGAACCGAATGTCGATCAAGACGATGGTCGTTCCCGCGAGCGACGCCGTCGTACAGCGCGCGATTGACGCCGAGCTCGATCGCGGCGGCCAGGTTTACTACTTGCACAATCGCATCGAGTCCATCTACGGCGTTCGCAATGCGCTCGAGCAGCTCGTGCCGCGCGCTCGGCTCGGTGTCGGCCACGGCCAAATGCGCGAAGCGGAGATCGAGCCGGTGATGCAGCGCTTTATCGACGGTGAGCTCGACGTGCTTATCGCCACGACGATCATCGAAAACGGGATCGACATACCGAACGTCAACACAATGATCGTCAACGATTCCGACCGCTTTGGGCTGGCGCAACTCTATCAACTGCGCGGACGAGTCGGCCGCTCGAATCACCAGGCCTATTGCTATCTCCTCTACCAGGGCCACAAAGCGTTGACCGAAGAGGCGAAGGCTCGCCTCGAGGCGATTCGCGAGTTTGCGCATCTTGGCTCGGGCTTGCAGATCGCGATGCGCGATTTGGAGATTCGCGGTGCGGGCAATCTGCTGGGGTCGGCGCAATCGGGCTTTATCGCGTCGGTTGGTTTCGACGCCTATTGCGAGCTGCTCGCCGAAGCGATCGCGCGCCGGCGCGGTGCGCCTGGCGCGCTCGAAGATCGCCGCGAGGCGGTTATCGACGTGAAGATCGACGCCTTCATTCCGAACGACTACATTTCGCAGGTCTCGCAAAAGATCGCCGTCTACCAGCAACTCGCCAAGGCCCGCACCGAGGAGGAGGCCGACGAGGTCGCCGCCGGCGTCCGCGACCGGTTCGGCGCTTTCCCAACGCCGCTGGCGAACCTCGTCGAGCTCACCAAGCTACGGGCCATTGCCCTGCGCAAGCACGTCACCCGGGTCGTCGTCGACGAGCGCCGGCTCACCCTCGGTGTAGGCTCGGGGTTCGAACTGAACCCCGCGGCGTTGCCGAAGGTGCAATCGCTCACGAAGAATCGCTTCCGCTTCGGCGACCAGCGGATTCTCGTCGACCTGCCATCGTCGGGCGCCTGGATGCCCTTGCTCCGCGAGCTGCTCGAAGCGATCTAG
- a CDS encoding O-antigen ligase family protein: protein MTYRPVVDRFVAPVALDPPSAALFVAIFIAVALLTARRPAYGLCALVLTAPIAFAHEVLGTSITLAKVALLGVLLGLSTYAGAFATLRNRRPAMLLGALALVLIATLLSASEAVAREAVLREGFKVVEYAALFVAAFVGYRLDADDAALRNAVAIAAIAVALSALVQEFIGAPSGLYIGSAVVPRIAGLLEGPNQLAGYCEIAVAALGAWTFVARSALIDVALALAVCAEILSFSRAGWAALAVVGVVLAVAGGRRAWSSLRRGLYGLIAGLAGGAWWAIYARTPAVLRASFEPSMYAGGVGNRGELWHAAWRMWLSHSLFGVGAGNFELLLASYGVFGIRTHANSWYLQALAEGGILLAAATIGLLAAIFIALTGFPRVARLRSASPWVVAAIAATLALALHQIVDYLIFYPKVGGAWWILIGVGVAAVS, encoded by the coding sequence TTGACGTACCGCCCGGTCGTCGACCGCTTCGTCGCCCCCGTCGCACTCGATCCGCCGTCGGCCGCACTCTTCGTCGCGATTTTCATCGCCGTTGCACTGCTGACGGCGCGCCGCCCCGCCTACGGTCTCTGTGCGCTCGTGCTGACGGCTCCGATCGCTTTCGCGCACGAAGTGCTGGGCACGTCGATAACGCTTGCGAAGGTGGCGCTGCTCGGCGTGCTGCTCGGCCTCTCAACGTATGCGGGCGCTTTCGCGACGTTACGCAATCGGCGACCGGCGATGCTGCTCGGCGCGCTCGCGCTCGTGCTCATTGCTACGCTGCTGTCGGCGAGCGAGGCCGTTGCGCGCGAGGCCGTGCTTCGCGAGGGGTTCAAAGTCGTTGAGTATGCGGCTCTTTTCGTCGCGGCATTCGTTGGTTACCGGCTCGACGCGGACGACGCGGCACTGCGCAATGCTGTTGCAATTGCCGCCATTGCCGTCGCGCTCTCGGCACTCGTGCAAGAGTTCATCGGCGCGCCATCGGGACTGTACATTGGCTCCGCCGTCGTTCCGCGTATCGCCGGCCTGCTCGAAGGGCCAAATCAGCTCGCGGGTTATTGCGAAATCGCTGTTGCTGCACTCGGCGCCTGGACCTTTGTTGCGCGCAGCGCCCTGATCGACGTTGCCTTAGCGCTCGCCGTTTGCGCCGAGATTCTTTCCTTCTCTCGCGCCGGGTGGGCTGCATTGGCCGTCGTCGGGGTCGTGCTCGCCGTAGCCGGAGGGCGACGCGCGTGGAGCTCGCTGCGCCGAGGCCTCTACGGATTGATCGCCGGCCTGGCCGGCGGCGCGTGGTGGGCGATCTACGCGCGCACCCCCGCGGTGCTTCGCGCGTCATTCGAACCAAGTATGTATGCCGGAGGCGTCGGCAACCGTGGCGAGCTTTGGCACGCGGCGTGGCGGATGTGGCTGAGCCATTCGCTCTTCGGAGTCGGCGCGGGGAACTTCGAGCTTCTCTTGGCATCGTACGGCGTCTTCGGAATCCGCACGCATGCCAATAGTTGGTACCTGCAGGCGTTGGCCGAAGGCGGAATCTTGCTTGCGGCTGCAACGATCGGACTGCTCGCCGCAATCTTCATCGCGTTGACGGGATTTCCGCGCGTTGCACGTTTGCGCAGCGCGTCACCGTGGGTCGTTGCCGCGATTGCCGCGACCTTGGCGCTCGCACTGCATCAAATCGTCGACTACCTCATCTTCTATCCAAAGGTCGGCGGCGCGTGGTGGATTTTGATCGGGGTCGGAGTCGCGGCCGTCTCATGA
- a CDS encoding glycosyltransferase family 2 protein gives MAPAARPLLSIVVPLYNEAANVAPLLERIGHVLDRLGTEVDSEIVLVNDGSRDETAAAVRRVLERRPHVVLVNLSRNFGHQLAATAGLDIARGDAVVLMDGDLQDPPELIDAFLRKWREGYDVVYAVRKARPGESRFKLFTAGAFYRIIRRLTKVAIPLDTGDFRLMSRRVVDALRRSPERNRFLRGMVSWVGFNQTAIEYDRDIRYSGATKYPLGKMFRFAMDGITSFSDIPLRFASYFGFVVSAIAFVYALIVIAFKLFSLTPPGYTPGWASTIVVVLFLGGVQLMSLGILGEYLGRVYDEVKGRPLYLISDIDRS, from the coding sequence ATGGCACCCGCCGCGCGTCCCTTGCTCAGTATCGTCGTGCCGCTCTACAACGAGGCCGCGAACGTCGCGCCCTTGCTCGAGCGGATCGGTCACGTCCTGGATCGTCTTGGTACCGAGGTCGATAGCGAGATCGTGCTCGTCAACGATGGCAGCCGCGACGAAACGGCGGCCGCCGTGCGGCGCGTACTCGAACGGCGGCCGCACGTCGTGCTGGTCAATCTCTCGCGCAACTTCGGCCATCAGCTCGCCGCCACGGCCGGTCTCGACATCGCGCGGGGCGATGCGGTCGTCTTGATGGACGGCGATCTGCAAGACCCGCCCGAGCTGATCGATGCCTTCTTGCGAAAGTGGCGCGAGGGCTACGACGTCGTCTACGCCGTTCGCAAGGCGCGTCCGGGCGAGAGCCGTTTCAAGCTGTTCACCGCCGGCGCGTTCTACCGCATCATCCGGCGGTTGACGAAGGTCGCGATACCGCTCGATACGGGCGATTTCCGCTTGATGAGCCGGCGCGTCGTCGACGCCCTGCGCCGCTCGCCGGAACGCAATCGATTCTTGCGCGGCATGGTCAGCTGGGTCGGTTTCAACCAAACGGCGATCGAGTACGATCGCGACATTCGATATTCGGGCGCCACGAAATATCCGCTCGGCAAAATGTTTCGCTTCGCAATGGACGGGATCACGTCGTTCTCCGACATTCCGCTGCGCTTTGCCTCATACTTCGGATTTGTCGTCAGCGCCATCGCGTTCGTCTACGCCTTGATCGTGATCGCGTTCAAGCTCTTTAGCTTGACTCCGCCCGGTTACACGCCTGGTTGGGCCTCGACGATCGTCGTCGTCCTTTTCCTTGGCGGCGTGCAGCTCATGAGTTTAGGTATTCTCGGCGAATATCTGGGGCGCGTGTACGACGAGGTCAAAGGGCGTCCTCTCTATCTCATCAGCGACATCGATCGCTCGTGA
- a CDS encoding DUF2079 domain-containing protein: MLATALCTITYWRYAIFRNGVDLGIFSQVIAGLPHGFSSTAEGGTNHLLVHWSPIIAIGWPFVRIFGPLGLQYLQAIAVAAVVFPIWALARTRFTTAPAFALVVVAAIYPTLCANGVGDFHEMAFVPLLSATLVYALDRRRWSMGVCAALLLLCTKEDQFVVLAVNGALFAVTARDGTAKRIGLLVCGMAVAMAVLYFALVRPAIDSHAAYESLRFFDWSAAHGEWRTSIGTVLLARLRYLAIMLVPLAFLPCLSRYGLFMIPGFVEIFAAHQPITMVPGAHYSALVTGYALAGFVDGASRLAALRPHFVKWLVAAGTAASIWITIFASPMEYWYFLYRFPNAHDVLLERTLARLPRQADVGAQDEIFAHLALDPKASIGFGGQRWFVYDRTHYSPRSHAVDEPAVRRAVDDGRYTVISDRDDIVVLQRTTPAR, translated from the coding sequence GTGTTGGCTACGGCGCTGTGCACGATTACCTACTGGCGCTACGCGATCTTCCGCAACGGCGTCGATCTCGGCATCTTCAGCCAGGTCATCGCCGGCCTCCCTCACGGATTCTCGAGCACGGCCGAAGGCGGCACCAATCATTTGCTGGTCCATTGGTCGCCCATCATTGCGATCGGGTGGCCCTTTGTGCGTATCTTCGGCCCGCTCGGACTCCAGTATCTCCAGGCGATCGCGGTCGCGGCGGTCGTCTTTCCGATTTGGGCTCTCGCCCGGACGCGTTTCACGACGGCGCCGGCCTTTGCATTGGTCGTGGTTGCCGCGATCTATCCAACGCTCTGCGCAAATGGCGTCGGCGATTTTCACGAGATGGCCTTCGTACCGCTCCTTTCCGCCACGCTCGTCTACGCTCTGGATCGACGCCGCTGGTCGATGGGCGTCTGCGCGGCGCTCCTGCTGCTTTGTACCAAGGAGGATCAGTTTGTCGTTCTCGCGGTTAACGGCGCGCTCTTCGCAGTAACTGCGCGAGACGGCACGGCAAAGCGCATCGGTTTACTGGTTTGCGGAATGGCCGTTGCTATGGCGGTTCTCTATTTTGCATTGGTGCGTCCCGCGATCGACTCCCATGCCGCGTACGAATCGTTACGGTTCTTCGACTGGAGCGCCGCGCACGGAGAATGGCGCACTTCGATCGGAACCGTGCTGCTCGCGCGATTACGTTATCTCGCGATCATGCTCGTGCCGCTCGCCTTTCTTCCGTGCCTCTCGCGTTATGGGCTTTTCATGATTCCGGGGTTCGTGGAAATCTTTGCCGCTCACCAGCCGATTACGATGGTGCCGGGAGCACACTACAGCGCGCTCGTCACCGGCTATGCGTTGGCCGGATTCGTGGACGGCGCTTCTCGGCTAGCCGCCCTTCGACCGCACTTCGTAAAATGGCTGGTGGCTGCCGGGACCGCCGCATCCATATGGATCACCATTTTTGCCAGTCCGATGGAGTACTGGTATTTCCTCTACCGCTTCCCAAACGCGCACGACGTATTGCTGGAACGAACGCTCGCGAGGCTGCCTCGCCAAGCCGATGTCGGGGCACAAGATGAAATCTTCGCGCATCTCGCCCTCGACCCGAAAGCCTCCATCGGCTTTGGCGGGCAACGGTGGTTCGTTTACGACCGAACGCACTATTCGCCGCGATCCCACGCCGTGGACGAACCCGCAGTACGGCGAGCCGTTGATGATGGCCGCTACACGGTGATCAGCGATCGCGACGACATCGTCGTTCTCCAAAGAACCACTCCGGCGCGCTGA
- a CDS encoding phosphopentomutase, with product MARAVVIVIDSGGIGALPDAGRYDDAPGANTIGNVARHLGTLHLPNFERLGLGLLTDVAGVARPKQPGASVARLRERSAGKDTITGHWEMMGIVTAVPFPTYPNGFPSEVVEAFAQITGKKPLGNTTASGTVIIEELGPQHLQSGRPILYTSADSVFQIAAHEAIVPLGTLYEWSRRAREMLVAPHNVNRVIARPFTGKPGAFRRTPNRRDYAIEPPPNLLDQLQHGRVEVHAVGKISDIYCGRAVSSSVRVADNRDAIEKTFGLLEKVDHGFIFANLNDFDSKYGHRRDVRGYGAALEELDTMLPGLEERLRDGDHMILTADHGCDPTAPGTDHTREYVPFLHVNLTREGGRALGDVEGLDFVGRTVKEALLG from the coding sequence ATGGCTCGCGCGGTCGTGATTGTGATCGATTCGGGCGGGATCGGAGCGCTTCCCGATGCCGGTCGGTATGACGATGCACCCGGCGCGAACACGATTGGCAACGTGGCGCGCCATCTCGGCACGCTACATTTGCCCAACTTCGAGCGTCTCGGCCTTGGCCTGCTTACCGACGTTGCGGGTGTGGCGCGGCCGAAGCAGCCTGGTGCGAGCGTCGCGCGCTTACGCGAGCGCAGCGCCGGCAAAGATACAATTACCGGACATTGGGAAATGATGGGAATTGTTACGGCCGTTCCCTTTCCAACATATCCGAACGGCTTCCCCAGCGAAGTCGTCGAGGCGTTCGCGCAGATCACCGGCAAAAAGCCGCTCGGCAACACGACGGCATCGGGGACGGTGATTATCGAGGAACTCGGACCGCAGCACCTCCAGAGCGGCCGCCCCATACTCTACACCTCGGCGGATTCCGTTTTCCAGATCGCTGCCCACGAAGCAATCGTCCCACTCGGAACGCTCTACGAGTGGAGCCGGCGGGCCCGTGAGATGCTGGTGGCGCCCCATAACGTCAACCGGGTCATCGCCCGGCCGTTTACGGGCAAACCGGGGGCTTTCAGACGGACGCCGAATCGGAGAGACTATGCAATCGAGCCGCCTCCGAATTTGCTCGACCAGCTTCAACACGGACGCGTCGAGGTGCACGCGGTAGGAAAGATCAGCGATATCTACTGCGGGCGCGCGGTATCGTCGTCGGTTCGCGTCGCGGATAATCGGGATGCGATCGAAAAAACATTCGGTTTGCTTGAAAAGGTCGATCACGGCTTCATCTTTGCTAACCTCAACGACTTCGATTCCAAGTACGGACATCGCCGTGACGTACGCGGATATGGCGCGGCACTTGAAGAACTCGACACGATGCTGCCGGGCCTCGAGGAGCGGCTGCGGGACGGAGACCATATGATCCTCACCGCCGATCACGGATGCGATCCGACGGCGCCGGGGACGGACCACACCCGCGAATACGTTCCGTTCCTTCATGTAAACCTAACGCGCGAAGGCGGCCGCGCCCTCGGCGACGTCGAAGGCCTCGACTTCGTAGGCCGGACCGTCAAGGAGGCGCTGTTGGGATGA
- a CDS encoding sugar transferase — protein sequence MRFSGAVQMTMSVPAGRSVPSWWPFLKRSIDVIVGSMLLLIAAPIVGLAALAIVCIAGGTPFFTQERVGMHGRRFKMFKLRTMVNGAHDMRQSVMHLNEVDGPVFKIRNDPRLHPLGRFLRRTSIDELPNLINVVRGEMSLVGPRPALPSEVEHYDALARRRLSVPQGVTCLWQINGRSDVSFEHWMELDNKYVDEWTPLGDLLIVAKTIPAVLGRDGAH from the coding sequence ATGAGGTTCTCCGGTGCGGTGCAGATGACGATGAGCGTACCGGCAGGACGCTCGGTCCCATCGTGGTGGCCCTTCCTCAAGCGAAGCATCGACGTCATCGTCGGCTCGATGTTGCTTTTGATCGCGGCGCCGATTGTTGGGTTGGCGGCCCTGGCGATCGTTTGCATCGCCGGCGGGACTCCGTTTTTCACGCAAGAGCGCGTCGGGATGCACGGCCGACGCTTCAAGATGTTCAAACTGCGCACGATGGTCAACGGCGCGCACGATATGCGCCAAAGCGTCATGCACCTCAACGAGGTCGACGGACCGGTTTTCAAGATCCGCAACGATCCTCGCCTCCACCCGCTGGGGCGCTTCCTGCGACGAACCAGCATTGACGAGCTGCCGAATCTGATCAACGTCGTGCGTGGGGAAATGTCATTAGTGGGTCCGCGCCCGGCGCTGCCAAGTGAGGTGGAACACTACGACGCGCTCGCCCGGCGCCGGCTGAGCGTGCCCCAAGGCGTCACCTGCCTGTGGCAGATCAACGGACGCAGCGACGTCTCGTTCGAGCATTGGATGGAGCTCGACAACAAATACGTCGACGAGTGGACGCCGCTGGGCGATTTGCTGATCGTTGCCAAGACAATTCCGGCGGTCTTAGGGAGGGACGGAGCACATTAG